The genomic interval GGCGGCGATATGATCGGCGGCTCCGGACTCCCGGCGGGTTTGGAACCAATCCTTGGCGGGTTGCTCCTGGGCCTCCTGACAGGTCCCATCATGGCCTTAGCCGTACAACGCATCCCGGCGTGGATGGAGTGGCAGTTTGCAGGAGCCACTGGTTCGTCCCCGCTTTCGGGGTCCGCCGGCAGATGTCGGCATGCCATCGTCATTTCAGGCCTCAGCGGCGTGCTCATGAGCCTGGTCCTTTGGCGGTTTGGCTGGGGCGTTACCGGCGCCTCGGCCGCCCTGCTGACCGCCTGGCTGATCACGCTGGCCATCATCGACCAGGACACCCACCTTCTCCCGGACTGCCTGACGCTGAGCGGTCTGTGGGGAGGCCTCCTGCTCGCCGCCGTCGTGCCCCTGCATGACCCGGTCACAGCGATTCTGGGAGCCACCTGCGGCTACCTGCTGCTGCGCGTCCCGGCGGCTGCATACGAATCGCTGACCGGGCAGTCCGGGATGGGCCATGGCGATTTCAAGCTATTGGCGATGATCGGCGCGTGGCTCGGACCAACGCCACTGCTGACCGTGATCACCATGGCCTCCATCGGCGGTGCCCTGTGGGCCGGAGCAAAGGCGCTGAGAGGCCGTGGGGCGGTGGGCACGCCCCTGGCCTTCGGGCCCTGGCTCGCCAGTGCTGCCTGGATCACGTTAATGTGGAATCCGCATCTGCTGGATCCAGCGTTATAGACCGGAACTCTCAATGCCCGGAGACAATTCACGCCCCCGGCTGGTAGTCGGCCTCACCGGCGGCATTGCCAGCGGCAAGACGGCGGTCAGCGATCGCTTCGCCCAGAAGGGCGTGACGGTGGTCGACACCGACCAACTCGCCCGGGAGATCGTCGAACCGGATACGGCGGGATTCGAAGCCATCAGAGCCCGCTTCGGTCCGTCAGTGGTCAGAGCCGACGGCCGACTGGACCGGCAGGCCCTCCGCGACCGGGTTTTCAGCGCACCTGAAGAGCGCGCGGCCCTCGAGGCCATCACGCACCCTCTGATTCGGGATCGGGTCCGGACCTGCGTTGCATCGGCAGCGTCCGCCTACGCGGTGGTCGTGGTTCCACTGCTGGTGGAGGCGGGTTGGGACAAGGATGTGGACCGGGTGCTGGTGGTGGATGTACCGGAATCCCTGCAGCGATCGCGCCTCATGGAGCGGGATGATGTGGATGAAACCGGCGCGCGGCGCATGATTGCGGCGCAGACGCCACGGGCGCGGCGACTGGAGGCCGCCGACGACGTGATCAGGAACACCAGCGACCTCGGCGCGCTGGACGAGGCAGTCCAGCGCCTTCATGAAAAGTACCAGCAGCTGGCACAACAGCACGGGTGATTGCCGCGCGTCTCGCCGTCATGGACAATATGGCATTGATTTTCCTTGGGAGAATGGATGAGCGCAGAGCCATCACCCGCTTCGGTCATCACGTACGAGTACCCGCTCAATGAGCGTATTCGCACGTTCCTGCGACTGGAATTCCTGTTCAAGCAGCTGGCCTTCGGAGCTCAGGGGGACAGCCCCTGGCATACCCGGGCGGCGGTGGACGCACTTCTGGATATCAAGGCCCTGCTCTCCCGAAGCGATGTAAGGTCCGAACTGCAGAAAGAACTGGGCCGGATGCAGACCAACCTCGAAAAGCTTCAATCCATGGCCGGGGTCGACAAGGATCGGCTGGCGCCCCTGCTCAACGAGGTAGCCGGGGTCAGCCAGCATCTGCGGGAGGCGCCAACGGGTTTTCCGCCGGTCATCCGGGACAATGAATTTCTCCTCGCCATCGA from Spiribacter sp. 2438 carries:
- a CDS encoding A24 family peptidase, yielding MSLVLWRFGWGVTGASAALLTAWLITLAIIDQDTHLLPDCLTLSGLWGGLLLAAVVPLHDPVTAILGATCGYLLLRVPAAAYESLTGQSGMGHGDFKLLAMIGAWLGPTPLLTVITMASIGGALWAGAKALRGRGAVGTPLAFGPWLASAAWITLMWNPHLLDPAL
- the coaE gene encoding dephospho-CoA kinase (Dephospho-CoA kinase (CoaE) performs the final step in coenzyme A biosynthesis.) yields the protein MPGDNSRPRLVVGLTGGIASGKTAVSDRFAQKGVTVVDTDQLAREIVEPDTAGFEAIRARFGPSVVRADGRLDRQALRDRVFSAPEERAALEAITHPLIRDRVRTCVASAASAYAVVVVPLLVEAGWDKDVDRVLVVDVPESLQRSRLMERDDVDETGARRMIAAQTPRARRLEAADDVIRNTSDLGALDEAVQRLHEKYQQLAQQHG